A window of the Streptomyces sp. NBC_01351 genome harbors these coding sequences:
- a CDS encoding bifunctional 3'-5' exonuclease/DNA polymerase gives MSENAGRWALAEDGDGSWHAAPAAPGGGRRISVRDPAEAIRAAPPGTRWIWQSTAAVYPRLLAAGARVDRCYDVEDAELLLLGHEGRFGEPRSAAAAWARLTNSPVPPDPPQRAAEPGTQDSLFDARPAPVPLDALLAVHADQTARIGATAHPDRMRLLTAAESAAFLVAAEMHRAGLPWRADVHRALLTELLGERYAGGGEPRRLAELADRISAAFGRRVRPELPADVIKAFAEAGIKLKSTRRWEIQELDHPAVEPLLAYKKLYRIYTAHGWSWLADWVHDGRFRPEFIPGGTLTGRWVTNGGGALQIPKVIRRAVVADPGWRLVVADADQMEPRVLAAISRDPAFMAVAGDSADLYTAVSRQGFSGDRDKAKIAVLGAVYGQTSGDGLKNLAALRRRFPRAVAYVDDAARAGEEGRLVRTWLGRTCPPPAGVPEEGEAGIPQEQDDGGWTPSYASTNTRARGRFTRNFVVQGSAADWALLLLAALRQALSGMRAELVFFQHDEVIVHCPAEEAEAVAEAIRAAGDRAGRITFGDTPVRFPFTTAVVECYADAK, from the coding sequence GTGAGCGAGAACGCGGGCAGATGGGCCCTCGCCGAAGACGGTGACGGGTCATGGCACGCCGCGCCCGCGGCCCCCGGCGGCGGGCGCCGGATCAGCGTGCGGGACCCCGCGGAAGCGATCCGCGCCGCACCCCCCGGCACCCGCTGGATCTGGCAGTCCACCGCCGCCGTCTACCCCCGCCTCCTCGCCGCCGGCGCCCGCGTGGACCGCTGCTACGACGTCGAGGACGCCGAGCTGCTCCTCCTCGGCCACGAGGGCCGCTTCGGCGAGCCCCGCTCGGCCGCCGCCGCCTGGGCCCGGCTCACCAACTCCCCCGTGCCGCCGGACCCCCCGCAGCGCGCCGCCGAGCCCGGCACCCAGGACTCCCTCTTCGACGCGCGCCCCGCCCCGGTCCCCCTGGACGCCCTGCTCGCCGTCCACGCCGACCAGACGGCGCGGATCGGCGCCACCGCCCACCCCGACCGGATGCGGCTGCTGACCGCCGCCGAGTCGGCGGCCTTCCTCGTGGCCGCCGAGATGCACCGCGCGGGCCTGCCCTGGCGGGCCGACGTGCACCGCGCCCTGCTGACCGAGCTGCTCGGCGAGCGCTACGCCGGCGGCGGCGAGCCCCGCCGCCTCGCCGAGCTGGCCGACCGGATCTCCGCCGCCTTCGGCCGCCGGGTGCGCCCCGAGCTGCCGGCGGACGTCATCAAGGCCTTCGCCGAAGCCGGCATCAAGCTGAAGTCCACCCGTCGCTGGGAGATCCAGGAGCTCGACCACCCCGCCGTCGAGCCCCTCCTCGCGTACAAGAAGCTGTACCGGATCTACACCGCCCACGGCTGGAGCTGGCTCGCGGACTGGGTGCACGACGGCCGTTTCCGCCCGGAGTTCATCCCCGGCGGCACCCTCACCGGCCGCTGGGTCACCAACGGCGGCGGGGCCTTGCAGATCCCCAAGGTGATCCGCCGGGCCGTCGTCGCCGACCCCGGCTGGCGGCTCGTCGTCGCCGACGCCGACCAGATGGAGCCGCGCGTACTCGCCGCGATCTCCCGCGACCCCGCCTTCATGGCGGTGGCCGGGGACTCCGCAGACCTCTACACCGCCGTCTCCCGCCAGGGTTTCTCCGGCGACCGGGACAAGGCCAAGATCGCCGTCCTCGGCGCGGTCTACGGGCAGACCTCCGGGGACGGCCTCAAGAACCTGGCCGCCCTGCGCCGCCGCTTCCCCCGGGCCGTGGCGTACGTGGACGACGCGGCGCGGGCCGGGGAGGAGGGCCGGCTCGTACGGACCTGGCTGGGCCGCACCTGCCCGCCGCCGGCCGGCGTCCCCGAGGAGGGGGAGGCCGGAATCCCACAGGAGCAGGACGACGGCGGCTGGACCCCGAGCTACGCCTCGACCAACACCCGGGCCCGCGGCCGTTTCACCCGTAACTTCGTCGTGCAGGGCAGCGCCGCGGACTGGGCGCTGCTGCTCCTCGCGGCCCTCCGGCAGGCACTCTCCGGCATGCGGGCCGAGCTGGTGTTCTTCCAGCACGACGAGGTGATCGTGCACTGCCCGGCCGAGGAGGCCGAGGCCGTCGCCGAGGCCATCCGGGCCGCCGGGGACCGGGCCGGGCGGATCACCTTCGGCGACACCCCGGTCCGGTTCCCCTTCACGACGGCGGTCGTGGAGTGCTACGCCGACGCGAAGTAG